A window of the Ostrea edulis chromosome 1, xbOstEdul1.1, whole genome shotgun sequence genome harbors these coding sequences:
- the LOC125664292 gene encoding E3 ubiquitin-protein ligase TRIM71-like, protein MHPRRSAQEVLLCDLCETVPLQSHCELCNINLCVNCAGKHVSDSSKRHNVVPFLHRKSTPNYPKCPKHADKHCEMYCEKCDIPVCITCVTSGKHKGHDISNILEKLGSKTESLQKDLEELESRIYPRYEEMASDVQTEKAVLESKYGKLTTDADEQGEALHREVTAIVNQRKSAISEMKTKHLDALNKNTEEITQKMTELKQIMSDLKSILKSNDVSLTSTYKSRNSEFKTLPPKVRVTVPSFSAQKIHKDQLNKMVGSLSPLSINIEQGYTMKSAEAVSSPPVKPLLDEPRVTATIDTGYNTEYRGLYSVSCLSEDQVWTGGQNETMKLLNLQSKLLTSIQTKSRNEPHDIAVTRDGDLVYTDSNNINLIKNKKIQTVITLQGWVPHNVCCTAANDLLVTMNSDDRKQSKVVRYSGSTEKQSIQFDDQGRPLYSSGGYNKYLSENKNLDICVADWKVNAVVVVNQSGKLRFRYTGHPSNTKQSFMPLGITTDSQSHILTADCGNHRIHILDQDGQFLRYIHCHLKSPYGLCVDIRDNLFVAECFTAKVKKIQYL, encoded by the coding sequence ATgcatccccggcgcagtgctcaggaagtcctactgtgtgacctctgtgaaactgtccccctacagagtcactgtgaactttgtaatataaatctatGTGTTAACTGTGCAGGAAAGCATGTCTCAGATTCGTCTAAAAGACACAATGTCGTGCCCTTTTTACACAGAAAGTCTACTCCTAACTACCCAAAATGTCCAAAACACGCCGACAAACACTGTGAAATGTACTGTGAAAAATGCGACATTCCTGTCTGTATTACCTGCGTCACTTCAGGtaaacacaaaggtcacgatatatcaaatattctggaaaaactcggatctaaaacagaaagtttacaaaaagatttagAGGAACTAGAGAGCAGAATTTATCCtcgatatgaagaaatggccTCCGATGTCCAAACTGAAAAAGCGGTATTAGAATCCAAATACGGGAAACTCACGACAGATGCCGATGAACAAGGAGAAGCCTTACACCGGGAGgtcaccgccattgtcaaccagcgGAAATCCGCTATTTCggagatgaaaactaaacatctggacgcgctaaataaaaatacagaagaaatcacacagaaaatgactgaactcaaacagatcatgtccgacttgaaatcaatcctaaaatcaaatgacgtctccttaacctctacttacaaatctaggaattccgaatttaAAACATTACCTCCTAAAGTCCGAGTTACAGTACCCAGTTTTTCTGCTCAGAAAATAcacaaagatcagctcaataAAATGGttggttctctgtcgccattatccattaacataGAACAAGGCtacacaatgaagtcagcagaagctgtatcgtctcctccagtcaaaccactgcttgatgagccgcgcgtcaccgccaccatagacactgggtataacACTGAGTATAGAGGActatacagtgttagctgtctgagtgaagatcaagtctggacaggCGGGCAGAACGAAaccatgaagctgctcaacctccagagtaaactactgacatcaatacaaaccaagtcaagGAACGAACCACacgacatagcagtgacacgggacggagatcttgtttatactgataGTAACAATATAAACCTAATTAAGAATAAaaagatacagaccgtgatcacactacaggggtgggtACCTCACAatgtctgctgtaccgcggctaacgatctcctggttaccatgaacagtgatgatagaaaacaatccaaagtcgtgcgttactccggctccacagagaaacaaagcattcagtttgatgatcagggtcgtcctctctactcaTCTGGTGGTTATAAtaaatacctcagtgagaacaagaacctggatatctgtgtggctgactggAAAGTTaatgcagtagtggtggtcaatcagtcaggaaaactccgatttagatacactggtcatccctctaataccaagcAATCATTTATGCCActcggcatcactacagacagccagagtcacatcctgacagcagactgtggcaatcaccgtatccacatcctagatcaggacggacagttcctccgttacattcactgtcaTTTAAAGTCTCCAtacggtttatgtgtggacatcagagacaacctctttgtggctgagtgtttcactgctaaagtgaagaaaatccaatatctataa